A single region of the Actinomycetota bacterium genome encodes:
- the hisS gene encoding histidine--tRNA ligase, with amino-acid sequence MTRFQALPGFRDFYPDEMAVRNAIFSAWRDVARRYGFAEVDGPPLEPLDLFVAKSGPEIVQQLYAFTDKGEREVALRAEMTPTLARMVGARAGGLRKPVKWFSIPQLFRYERAQRGRLREHFQLNCDIVGERRVGADAELLALAIDVLRALGLGPDDVVARVSSRALLAALMVDAGVPTDRLPLVYNIVDKLERDGRDSVADRLRKEAELDPGPILAPFEAPDLDGVRRYATGDDAEAALNDVAELFDRLDAMGLGGFLRFDLSIVRGLAYYTGVVWELFDRRGELRAIAGGGRYDRLLGELAGADLPALGFGMGDVVLTELLRDRGRLPHTDAGVEWFLVAVHADQVAPLLELAHRLRDSGASVEYEFAEGSVGKQFKAAGARGARRVAVLGPDEVAAGEVTVRDMATGEEARVPMAELGG; translated from the coding sequence ATGACGAGGTTCCAGGCCCTCCCCGGCTTCCGCGACTTCTACCCCGACGAGATGGCGGTCCGGAACGCGATCTTCTCGGCGTGGCGGGACGTCGCGCGCAGGTACGGGTTCGCCGAGGTGGACGGGCCCCCGCTCGAGCCCCTCGACCTGTTCGTCGCGAAGTCGGGCCCGGAGATCGTCCAGCAGCTGTACGCGTTCACCGACAAGGGCGAGCGGGAGGTGGCGCTGCGCGCAGAGATGACGCCGACGCTCGCGCGGATGGTCGGGGCGCGGGCGGGCGGCCTGCGCAAGCCGGTCAAGTGGTTCTCGATACCGCAGCTGTTCCGCTACGAGCGCGCCCAGCGCGGACGGCTGCGCGAGCACTTCCAGCTCAACTGCGACATCGTCGGAGAGCGGCGGGTGGGCGCCGACGCCGAGCTCCTCGCCCTCGCCATCGACGTGCTGCGCGCGCTCGGGCTCGGTCCCGACGACGTGGTCGCACGCGTCTCGAGCCGGGCCCTGCTGGCCGCGCTCATGGTGGACGCCGGCGTCCCGACCGACAGGCTCCCGCTCGTCTACAACATCGTGGACAAGCTGGAGCGGGACGGACGCGACTCGGTGGCCGACCGGCTGCGGAAGGAGGCCGAGCTCGACCCCGGACCCATCCTCGCCCCGTTCGAAGCGCCCGATCTCGACGGCGTGCGCCGCTACGCCACGGGGGACGACGCGGAGGCGGCGCTGAACGACGTCGCCGAGCTCTTCGATCGCCTCGACGCGATGGGGCTCGGCGGGTTCCTGCGCTTCGACCTGTCCATAGTGCGTGGGCTCGCCTACTACACGGGTGTCGTCTGGGAGCTCTTCGACCGGCGGGGAGAGCTGCGAGCGATCGCGGGCGGCGGGCGTTACGACCGCCTGCTGGGTGAGCTCGCGGGAGCCGACCTGCCCGCACTCGGGTTCGGCATGGGTGATGTCGTCCTGACGGAGCTCCTGCGCGACCGGGGGCGCCTGCCCCACACCGACGCCGGAGTGGAGTGGTTCCTCGTCGCGGTGCACGCCGACCAGGTCGCGCCCTTGCTCGAGCTCGCGCACCGCCTCCGCGACTCGGGGGCGTCGGTCGAGTACGAGTTCGCCGAGGGGTCCGTGGGCAAGCAGTTCAAAGCGGCCGGCGCGCGTGGCGCTCGCCGGGTGGCGGTGCTGGGTCCGGACGAGGTCGCGGCGGGTGAGGTGACGGTCCGGGACATGGCCACCGGCGAGGAGGCCCGGGTGCCCATGGCCGAGCTCGGGGGGTAG
- a CDS encoding CoA-binding protein produces the protein MDTVRILEQSDTVAVVGFSADPAKSAHSIPVSLKRSGYRVVPVNPNCTEVAGERSYPSLRDVPHPIDLVVVFRPAEEAPGIARQAVEVGAKALWLQSGLRSPEARRIATEAGLGYVEDRCTAVERSVHGIRKLRSG, from the coding sequence ATGGACACGGTCCGCATCCTCGAGCAGTCGGACACGGTGGCCGTGGTGGGCTTCTCGGCCGACCCGGCCAAGTCCGCCCACTCGATCCCCGTCTCCCTGAAGCGGTCCGGGTACCGGGTCGTGCCGGTCAACCCCAACTGCACGGAGGTGGCGGGCGAACGGTCCTATCCGAGCCTGCGTGACGTCCCCCATCCGATCGACCTCGTGGTCGTGTTCCGTCCGGCCGAGGAGGCCCCCGGGATCGCCCGGCAGGCCGTCGAGGTCGGGGCAAAGGCCCTGTGGCTGCAGTCGGGGCTGCGCTCGCCGGAGGCTCGTCGTATCGCGACCGAGGCCGGCCTCGGCTACGTGGAGGACCGCTGCACCGCCGTGGAACGGTCGGTCCACGGGATCCGCAAGCTCCGGTCCGGCTGA